In the Gopherus flavomarginatus isolate rGopFla2 chromosome 6, rGopFla2.mat.asm, whole genome shotgun sequence genome, one interval contains:
- the PCBP4 gene encoding poly(rC)-binding protein 4 isoform X3, with the protein MIAFKLEEDLGTGAANGGAVSKPPVTLRLVIPASQCGSLIGKAGAKIKEIRESTGAQVQVAGDLLPNSTERAVTVSGVPDAIIQCVRQICSVILESPPKGATIPYHPCLSLGTALLSASQGFSMQGQYSGGPQAEVTKLQQLSGHPVAFTSLGQAPSLVPGLDASPQSSSQEFLVPNDLIGCIIGRQGTKISEIRQMSGAHIKIGNQSEGSSERHVTITGTPVSITLAQYLITACLETAKSTSQMPPISSPVDLSMTFSQSLNPSPGPTLTAVAAPPPTLLGGPYAISLSNFIGLKPVPFLTLPPSSAAGHNGSLATYTTKISTANGAKKAERQKFSPY; encoded by the exons ATGATCGCCTTCAAACTGGAGGAG GACCTGGGGACAGGAGCCGCCAACGGAGGAGCTGTGTCCAAACCGCCAGTGACACTGCGGCTGGTCATCCCAGCCAGCCAGTGCGGTTCTCTCATTGGCAAAGCTGGCGCCAAAATCAAGGAGATCCGGGAG AGCACGGGAGCACAGGTCCAGGTGGCAGGAGACCTGCTGCCCAATTCCACGGAGCGGGCGGTCACAGTCTCGGGTGTGCCAGACGCCATCATCCAGTGTGTGCGGCAGATCTGCTCAGTCATCCTGGAG TCGCCGCCAAAAGGGGCCACCATTCCCTACCATCCCTGCCTCTCCCTGGGGACGGCTCTCCTCTCGGCCAGCCAG GGCTTTTCCATGCAGGGCCAGTACAGCGGGGGGCCTCAAGCTGAG GTGACGAAATTGCAGCAACTCTCTGGGCATCCCGTTGCCTTCACCTCTCTGGGCCAGGCACCCTCCCTGGTCCCAG GCCTGGACGCCAGCCCCCAGAGCAGCTCGCAGGAGTTCCTGGTTCCCAATGAT ctGATTGGTTGCATCATTGGCCGCCAGGGCACCAAGATCAGCGAGATCCGGCAGATGTCCGGAGCGCACATCAAAATCGGAAACCAGAGCGAGGGCTCCAGTGAGCGCCATGTGACCATCACGGGGACCCCAGTCAGTATCACTCTTGCCCAGTACCTCATCACAGCCTG TTTAGAGACAGCCAAATCTACCTCCCAGATGCCCCCCATCTCCAGCCCCGTTGACCTCAGCATGACCTTCTCCCAGTCCCTCAATCCATCGCCGGGCCCCACGCTGACAGCAGTagccgcaccccctcccaccttgCTGGGTGGCCCTTACGCCATCTCCCTGTCCAACTTCATCGGCCTCAAGCCTGTCCCCTTCCTGACACTGCCCCCTTCCTCGGCTGCGGGGCACAACGGCAGCCTCGCCACCTACACGACCAAGATCTCCACAGCCAACGGCGCCAAGAAAGCAGAGCGGCAGAAGTTCTCCCCGTACTga
- the PCBP4 gene encoding poly(rC)-binding protein 4 isoform X1 produces the protein MHSYTMASPDRMSGSDTGLEEPELNITLTLRMLMNGKEVGSIIGKKGETVKRIREQSSARITISEGSCPERITTITGSTDAVFRAVSMIAFKLEEDLGTGAANGGAVSKPPVTLRLVIPASQCGSLIGKAGAKIKEIRESTGAQVQVAGDLLPNSTERAVTVSGVPDAIIQCVRQICSVILESPPKGATIPYHPCLSLGTALLSASQGFSMQGQYSGGPQAEVTKLQQLSGHPVAFTSLGQAPSLVPGLDASPQSSSQEFLVPNDLIGCIIGRQGTKISEIRQMSGAHIKIGNQSEGSSERHVTITGTPVSITLAQYLITACLETAKSTSQMPPISSPVDLSMTFSQSLNPSPGPTLTAVAAPPPTLLGGPYAISLSNFIGLKPVPFLTLPPSSAAGHNGSLATYTTKISTANGAKKAERQKFSPY, from the exons GAGGTTGGTAGCATCATCGGCAAG AAAGGCGAGACTGTTAAGAGGATACGGGAACAA AGCAGCGCCCGGATCACCATCTCTGAGGGATCTTGTCCTGAGCGAATCACCACCATCACAGGATCCACAGATGCTGTCTTCAGAGCCGTCTCCATGATCGCCTTCAAACTGGAGGAG GACCTGGGGACAGGAGCCGCCAACGGAGGAGCTGTGTCCAAACCGCCAGTGACACTGCGGCTGGTCATCCCAGCCAGCCAGTGCGGTTCTCTCATTGGCAAAGCTGGCGCCAAAATCAAGGAGATCCGGGAG AGCACGGGAGCACAGGTCCAGGTGGCAGGAGACCTGCTGCCCAATTCCACGGAGCGGGCGGTCACAGTCTCGGGTGTGCCAGACGCCATCATCCAGTGTGTGCGGCAGATCTGCTCAGTCATCCTGGAG TCGCCGCCAAAAGGGGCCACCATTCCCTACCATCCCTGCCTCTCCCTGGGGACGGCTCTCCTCTCGGCCAGCCAG GGCTTTTCCATGCAGGGCCAGTACAGCGGGGGGCCTCAAGCTGAG GTGACGAAATTGCAGCAACTCTCTGGGCATCCCGTTGCCTTCACCTCTCTGGGCCAGGCACCCTCCCTGGTCCCAG GCCTGGACGCCAGCCCCCAGAGCAGCTCGCAGGAGTTCCTGGTTCCCAATGAT ctGATTGGTTGCATCATTGGCCGCCAGGGCACCAAGATCAGCGAGATCCGGCAGATGTCCGGAGCGCACATCAAAATCGGAAACCAGAGCGAGGGCTCCAGTGAGCGCCATGTGACCATCACGGGGACCCCAGTCAGTATCACTCTTGCCCAGTACCTCATCACAGCCTG TTTAGAGACAGCCAAATCTACCTCCCAGATGCCCCCCATCTCCAGCCCCGTTGACCTCAGCATGACCTTCTCCCAGTCCCTCAATCCATCGCCGGGCCCCACGCTGACAGCAGTagccgcaccccctcccaccttgCTGGGTGGCCCTTACGCCATCTCCCTGTCCAACTTCATCGGCCTCAAGCCTGTCCCCTTCCTGACACTGCCCCCTTCCTCGGCTGCGGGGCACAACGGCAGCCTCGCCACCTACACGACCAAGATCTCCACAGCCAACGGCGCCAAGAAAGCAGAGCGGCAGAAGTTCTCCCCGTACTga
- the PCBP4 gene encoding poly(rC)-binding protein 4 isoform X2: MHSYTMASPDRMSGSDTGLEEPELNITLTLRMLMNGKEVGSIIGKKGETVKRIREQSSARITISEGSCPERITTITGSTDAVFRAVSMIAFKLEEDLGTGAANGGAVSKPPVTLRLVIPASQCGSLIGKAGAKIKEIRESTGAQVQVAGDLLPNSTERAVTVSGVPDAIIQCVRQICSVILESPPKGATIPYHPCLSLGTALLSASQVTKLQQLSGHPVAFTSLGQAPSLVPGLDASPQSSSQEFLVPNDLIGCIIGRQGTKISEIRQMSGAHIKIGNQSEGSSERHVTITGTPVSITLAQYLITACLETAKSTSQMPPISSPVDLSMTFSQSLNPSPGPTLTAVAAPPPTLLGGPYAISLSNFIGLKPVPFLTLPPSSAAGHNGSLATYTTKISTANGAKKAERQKFSPY, translated from the exons GAGGTTGGTAGCATCATCGGCAAG AAAGGCGAGACTGTTAAGAGGATACGGGAACAA AGCAGCGCCCGGATCACCATCTCTGAGGGATCTTGTCCTGAGCGAATCACCACCATCACAGGATCCACAGATGCTGTCTTCAGAGCCGTCTCCATGATCGCCTTCAAACTGGAGGAG GACCTGGGGACAGGAGCCGCCAACGGAGGAGCTGTGTCCAAACCGCCAGTGACACTGCGGCTGGTCATCCCAGCCAGCCAGTGCGGTTCTCTCATTGGCAAAGCTGGCGCCAAAATCAAGGAGATCCGGGAG AGCACGGGAGCACAGGTCCAGGTGGCAGGAGACCTGCTGCCCAATTCCACGGAGCGGGCGGTCACAGTCTCGGGTGTGCCAGACGCCATCATCCAGTGTGTGCGGCAGATCTGCTCAGTCATCCTGGAG TCGCCGCCAAAAGGGGCCACCATTCCCTACCATCCCTGCCTCTCCCTGGGGACGGCTCTCCTCTCGGCCAGCCAG GTGACGAAATTGCAGCAACTCTCTGGGCATCCCGTTGCCTTCACCTCTCTGGGCCAGGCACCCTCCCTGGTCCCAG GCCTGGACGCCAGCCCCCAGAGCAGCTCGCAGGAGTTCCTGGTTCCCAATGAT ctGATTGGTTGCATCATTGGCCGCCAGGGCACCAAGATCAGCGAGATCCGGCAGATGTCCGGAGCGCACATCAAAATCGGAAACCAGAGCGAGGGCTCCAGTGAGCGCCATGTGACCATCACGGGGACCCCAGTCAGTATCACTCTTGCCCAGTACCTCATCACAGCCTG TTTAGAGACAGCCAAATCTACCTCCCAGATGCCCCCCATCTCCAGCCCCGTTGACCTCAGCATGACCTTCTCCCAGTCCCTCAATCCATCGCCGGGCCCCACGCTGACAGCAGTagccgcaccccctcccaccttgCTGGGTGGCCCTTACGCCATCTCCCTGTCCAACTTCATCGGCCTCAAGCCTGTCCCCTTCCTGACACTGCCCCCTTCCTCGGCTGCGGGGCACAACGGCAGCCTCGCCACCTACACGACCAAGATCTCCACAGCCAACGGCGCCAAGAAAGCAGAGCGGCAGAAGTTCTCCCCGTACTga